From the Ostrinia nubilalis chromosome 8, ilOstNubi1.1, whole genome shotgun sequence genome, one window contains:
- the LOC135073895 gene encoding corticotropin-releasing factor-binding protein, which produces MKAFFFLVVALLAGEGINALLLPGKEYGRIKSSPIFSHSFARARRIPRPSHRVIDPTEDCFLVTSEEGELFFKSPSDEPTVCGIYMIADPDKRIQVTFNYVDVPCDNGGLVAWVDGWELNGQVWPADAWDDDRVVESCDRRPQRKLISRQNAALIQYRVPAQGKGFAVTIRHLRNARPCNVMLFGSEGVYTLRNHGETGNCSIIAISPAIVRVLDLNVGQAMKRDVVDMETGTIHRCTKRGMLDFVDIGGANGLDHTKMEILDSVCGLDSNEGRRPAYIACEDTVVRLVSSGRYHNSVTLAFAPLPMEDIEHSDLICGLNTV; this is translated from the exons GGCAAAGAGTACGGTCGGATAAAGAGCTCGCCAATATTCTCTCACTCGTTCGCGAGGGCGCGACGCATCCCTAGGCCTTCCCATCGAGTTATAGATCCTACAGAAG ATTGTTTTCTCGTCACATCCGAGGAAGGTGAGCTATTCTTCAAATCACCTTCCGATGAACCTACGGTGTGCGGAATATACATGATAGCGGACCCAGACAAGCGGATCCAAGTGACATTCAACTACGTGGACGTGCCTTGCGACAACGGGGGACTCGTTGCG TGGGTCGATGGCTGGGAGCTCAACGGGCAAGTGTGGCCAGCCGACGCGTGGGATGACGACCGAGTGGTGGAATCCTGCGACCGCAGGCCGCAGAGGAAGCTCATATCGCGGCAGAACGCCGCCCTCATCCAGTACAGAGTGCCTGCCCAGGGAAAAGGATTCGCCGTCACTATACGACACTTGAGAAATGCAAGAC CCTGCAACGTCATGCTGTTCGGTTCTGAGGGTGTGTACACACTGCGGAATCACGGCGAGACCGGCAACTGCTCGATCATCGCGATCTCTCCTGCTATCGTGCGCGTTCTGGACCTCAACGTGGGACAGGCTATGAAGAGGGACGTGGTTGATATGGAGACTGGGACTATTCATCGT TGTACGAAACGGGGGATGCTCGACTTCGTGGACATAGGTGGCGCTAATGGCCTCGACCACACGAAAATGGAGATCCTCGACAGCGTCTGCGGTCTGGACTCCAACGAAG GTCGTCGCCCAGCCTACATCGCCTGCGAGGACACCGTCGTCCGGTTGGTATCCAGCGGGAGGTACCACAACTCCGTCACCCTGGCTTTCGCCCCTCTCCCTATGGAGGACATCGAACACTCCGACCTGATCTGCGGACTTAACACCGTGTAA